The proteins below come from a single Denticeps clupeoides chromosome 15, fDenClu1.1, whole genome shotgun sequence genomic window:
- the vezt gene encoding vezatin isoform X1 has product MLFYRPVRGMCGGRENSPLFQYLQDLGHTDFETCALVSQEDDRAGEEGKRLQDVLSHQKGNWARKLAEGLHRLSQFYHGNATLQHDQRLDSEFRRYALCCVLSQDVLLQEDIELIELLDPSILSLGSTTSACPRADTALPRPCFLSKPTIWDVSVLVLLLAVLSAVWCAGDDSGAPLLGGVLCVCLLFCSCVLWCRAQKQTCVWEQAVCIEKLVTDSRTLTSMCRKALRLVQETEVIYRGFTLLLDRVSAACPFNRAGSPRAQQLIGLRKVAYQSLRSVFRASRLATCIMLKSFPLNSEMDNVVNYVSTVPIKELGLGLGAEHLSEEQVQELTDDYSLPALKMLFQLWVGQSSEFFRRLALLLSPGRQEQDSRLIIHQAIATVTGPLHHTLASCLGDLQRSYDFHRYFETQLQSQSSRIHSHKQQKCHELNTLHASVHSLQLHLKTILNEMIILEDDLEKLMVAQETVSVTVTGYQELQERLRLLHPHMQASGSLWDDTLAQVDKMINRATNCTGTPDSSEEAPPTVLPPPVHPVTLIHDSDPVPEEQELEAYVSDSDSEPDLCGLHSPWEREKLRQGAEESKRVLLELKSVLGFRASEQERHKRQVLLFNEQAAVKPTAEEASEHQEQADSTEPNPAKLTSEERNDEDDQMNDMGRSSHLEENDNVTEFICGSSDTAAPGPEDTGRERENGEVQLFQYDGVSGGGVAGDSPHPASQSIPAMTVMDRLTELHGAEAISFSLALAAQVAARSHTFTHMQEHTFGDSDEDVYEGEEEEVKGDEVTSEKMGHEEEN; this is encoded by the exons ATGTTGTTTTACAGGCCCGTCAGAGGCATGTGCGGTGGCAGAGAG AACTCGCCTCTGTTTCAGTACCTGCAGGATCTAGGACACACTGATTTTGAGACGTGTGCACTAGTATCTCAGGAGGATGACAGAGCAGGAGAAGAAGGGAAGCGTTTACAGGATGTCCTGTCCCATCAAAAG GGGAACTGGGCTCGCAAACTTGCCGAAGGCCTGCATCGCCTCAGCCAGTTTTACCACGGCAACGCCACACTACAGCACGATCAGCGATTG gacTCTGAGTTTCGGCGCTATGCTCTATGCTGTGTGCTGTCCCAGGACGTGTTGCTGCAGGAGGACATCGAGTTGATAGAGCTCCTCGACCCCAGCATACTCTCTCTGGGATCCACTACTTCTGCCTGTCCCAGAGCTGACACCGCACTCCCCAGACCATGCTTCCTTTCCAAGCCTACAATCTG GGACGTATCAGTGCTGGTGCTTCTTCTAGCTGTGTTGAGCGCAGTATGGTGTGCTGGTGATGACAGCGGAGCTCCACTGCTGGggggtgtgttgtgtgtgtgcctgctcTTCTGCAGCTGTGTTCTGTGGTGCCGAGCACAGAAGCAGACGTGCGTATGGGAGCAGGCAGTGTGCATCGAGAAACTGGTGACCGACAGCCGGACGCTGACCAGCATGTGCCGGAAGGCGCTTCGTTTGGTGCAGGAGACCGAGGTCATATACCGTGGATTCACCCT TTTACTCGACAGGGTAAGCGCAGCGTGTCCCTTCAACAGGGCAGGGTCCCCACGAGCCCAGCAGCTGATTGGTTTACGGAAGGTAGCCTATCAGAGCCTGCGCTCTGTGTTCCGAGCATCACGTCTGGCTACCTGCATCATGCTGAAGTC GTTCCCTCTAAACTCTGAGATGGATAATGTGGTGAATTATGTATCCACTGTGCCAATCAAAGAGCTGGGGCTAGGCCTGGGGGCGGAGCATCTGAGTGAGGAACAGGTGCAAGAGCTGACCGATGACTACAGTTTGCCTGCACTCAAG ATGCTGTTTCAGCTGTGGGTTGGGCAGAGCTCAGAGTTCTTCAGACGTCTGGCTCTGTTGCTGTCACCAGGGCGACAAGAGCAAGACTCCCGTCTCATCATACACCAAGCCATCGCCACAGTGACCGGCCCCCTTCATCACACCCTAGCCAGTTGCCTGGGCGATCTGCAGCGGAGCTATGACTTTCATCGTTATTTCGAGACACAGCTGCAGTCGCAGAGCAGCCgaatacactcacacaaacaacagaaaTGCCATGAGCTCAATACACTCCATGCATCGGTGCACAGCCTGCAGCTGCATCTGAAGACCATTCTTAATGA GATGATCATTTTGGAAGATGACCTTGAAAAGCTCATGGTAGCTCAGGAGACTGTTTCAGTGACGGTCACCGGTTATCAGGAACTGCAAGAACGTCTCCGGTTGCTACATCCACACATGCAGGCCAGTGGCAGTTTGTGGGATGATACACTTGCGCAAGTTGACAAAATGATCAACCGGGCCACCAATTGCACag GCACTCCAGATTCTTCAGAGGAAGCTCCACCCACTGTACTTCCACCTCCCGTTCATCCTGTTACTTTGATACATGACAGTGATCCTGTCCCAGAGGAGCAA GAGTTGGAAGCATACGTGTCTGATTCAGACTCCGAGCCAGATTTGTGTGGGCTGCATTCACCCTGGGAACGGGAGAAGTTGCGTCAAGGGGCAGAGGAGTCCAAGCGTGTCTTGCTTGAGCTCAAATCAGTACTGGGATTCCGAGCGTCGGAGCAGGAGAGGCACAAACGTCAGGTCCTGCTTTTTAATGAGCAAG CTGCTGTGAAGCCCACTGCCGAAGAAGCATCAGAACACCAGGAACAAGCAGATTCCACAGAACCAAATCCAGCCAAGCTCACCTCAGAAGAGCGGAACGATGAAGACGACCAGATGAATGACATGGGGAGGAGCAGTCACCTGGAGGAAAATGATAACGTGACTGAATTTATCTGTGGGTCGTCTGACACTGCTGCCCCTGGTCCTGAGGACACTGGGAGGGAGCGAGAGAACGGAGAGGTGCAGCTTTTCCAGTATGATGGAGTGTCAGGTGGGGGCGTGGCTGGGGATTCACCCCACCCCGCCTCACAATCAATCCCCGCCATGACTGTGATGGACAGGCTGACGGAACTGCATGGGGCGGAGGCCATAAGCTTTAGCTTGGCTCTTGCTGCTCAGGTGGCTGCACGttcacacaccttcacacacatgcaggaaCACACGTTTGGGGACTCTGATGAGGATGTGTATgaaggggaggaggaagaggtgaaAGGAGATGAAGTGACATCAGAAAAAATGGGACATGAAGAGGAGAATTAG
- the vezt gene encoding vezatin isoform X3, with translation MLFYRPVRGMCGGRENSPLFQYLQDLGHTDFETCALVSQEDDRAGEEGKRLQDVLSHQKGNWARKLAEGLHRLSQFYHGNATLQHDQRLDSEFRRYALCCVLSQDVLLQEDIELIELLDPSILSLGSTTSACPRADTALPRPCFLSKPTIWDVSVLVLLLAVLSAVWCAGDDSGAPLLGGVLCVCLLFCSCVLWCRAQKQTCVWEQAVCIEKLVTDSRTLTSMCRKALRLVQETEVIYRGFTLVSAACPFNRAGSPRAQQLIGLRKVAYQSLRSVFRASRLATCIMLKSFPLNSEMDNVVNYVSTVPIKELGLGLGAEHLSEEQVQELTDDYSLPALKMLFQLWVGQSSEFFRRLALLLSPGRQEQDSRLIIHQAIATVTGPLHHTLASCLGDLQRSYDFHRYFETQLQSQSSRIHSHKQQKCHELNTLHASVHSLQLHLKTILNEMIILEDDLEKLMVAQETVSVTVTGYQELQERLRLLHPHMQASGSLWDDTLAQVDKMINRATNCTGTPDSSEEAPPTVLPPPVHPVTLIHDSDPVPEEQELEAYVSDSDSEPDLCGLHSPWEREKLRQGAEESKRVLLELKSVLGFRASEQERHKRQVLLFNEQAAVKPTAEEASEHQEQADSTEPNPAKLTSEERNDEDDQMNDMGRSSHLEENDNVTEFICGSSDTAAPGPEDTGRERENGEVQLFQYDGVSGGGVAGDSPHPASQSIPAMTVMDRLTELHGAEAISFSLALAAQVAARSHTFTHMQEHTFGDSDEDVYEGEEEEVKGDEVTSEKMGHEEEN, from the exons ATGTTGTTTTACAGGCCCGTCAGAGGCATGTGCGGTGGCAGAGAG AACTCGCCTCTGTTTCAGTACCTGCAGGATCTAGGACACACTGATTTTGAGACGTGTGCACTAGTATCTCAGGAGGATGACAGAGCAGGAGAAGAAGGGAAGCGTTTACAGGATGTCCTGTCCCATCAAAAG GGGAACTGGGCTCGCAAACTTGCCGAAGGCCTGCATCGCCTCAGCCAGTTTTACCACGGCAACGCCACACTACAGCACGATCAGCGATTG gacTCTGAGTTTCGGCGCTATGCTCTATGCTGTGTGCTGTCCCAGGACGTGTTGCTGCAGGAGGACATCGAGTTGATAGAGCTCCTCGACCCCAGCATACTCTCTCTGGGATCCACTACTTCTGCCTGTCCCAGAGCTGACACCGCACTCCCCAGACCATGCTTCCTTTCCAAGCCTACAATCTG GGACGTATCAGTGCTGGTGCTTCTTCTAGCTGTGTTGAGCGCAGTATGGTGTGCTGGTGATGACAGCGGAGCTCCACTGCTGGggggtgtgttgtgtgtgtgcctgctcTTCTGCAGCTGTGTTCTGTGGTGCCGAGCACAGAAGCAGACGTGCGTATGGGAGCAGGCAGTGTGCATCGAGAAACTGGTGACCGACAGCCGGACGCTGACCAGCATGTGCCGGAAGGCGCTTCGTTTGGTGCAGGAGACCGAGGTCATATACCGTGGATTCACCCT GGTAAGCGCAGCGTGTCCCTTCAACAGGGCAGGGTCCCCACGAGCCCAGCAGCTGATTGGTTTACGGAAGGTAGCCTATCAGAGCCTGCGCTCTGTGTTCCGAGCATCACGTCTGGCTACCTGCATCATGCTGAAGTC GTTCCCTCTAAACTCTGAGATGGATAATGTGGTGAATTATGTATCCACTGTGCCAATCAAAGAGCTGGGGCTAGGCCTGGGGGCGGAGCATCTGAGTGAGGAACAGGTGCAAGAGCTGACCGATGACTACAGTTTGCCTGCACTCAAG ATGCTGTTTCAGCTGTGGGTTGGGCAGAGCTCAGAGTTCTTCAGACGTCTGGCTCTGTTGCTGTCACCAGGGCGACAAGAGCAAGACTCCCGTCTCATCATACACCAAGCCATCGCCACAGTGACCGGCCCCCTTCATCACACCCTAGCCAGTTGCCTGGGCGATCTGCAGCGGAGCTATGACTTTCATCGTTATTTCGAGACACAGCTGCAGTCGCAGAGCAGCCgaatacactcacacaaacaacagaaaTGCCATGAGCTCAATACACTCCATGCATCGGTGCACAGCCTGCAGCTGCATCTGAAGACCATTCTTAATGA GATGATCATTTTGGAAGATGACCTTGAAAAGCTCATGGTAGCTCAGGAGACTGTTTCAGTGACGGTCACCGGTTATCAGGAACTGCAAGAACGTCTCCGGTTGCTACATCCACACATGCAGGCCAGTGGCAGTTTGTGGGATGATACACTTGCGCAAGTTGACAAAATGATCAACCGGGCCACCAATTGCACag GCACTCCAGATTCTTCAGAGGAAGCTCCACCCACTGTACTTCCACCTCCCGTTCATCCTGTTACTTTGATACATGACAGTGATCCTGTCCCAGAGGAGCAA GAGTTGGAAGCATACGTGTCTGATTCAGACTCCGAGCCAGATTTGTGTGGGCTGCATTCACCCTGGGAACGGGAGAAGTTGCGTCAAGGGGCAGAGGAGTCCAAGCGTGTCTTGCTTGAGCTCAAATCAGTACTGGGATTCCGAGCGTCGGAGCAGGAGAGGCACAAACGTCAGGTCCTGCTTTTTAATGAGCAAG CTGCTGTGAAGCCCACTGCCGAAGAAGCATCAGAACACCAGGAACAAGCAGATTCCACAGAACCAAATCCAGCCAAGCTCACCTCAGAAGAGCGGAACGATGAAGACGACCAGATGAATGACATGGGGAGGAGCAGTCACCTGGAGGAAAATGATAACGTGACTGAATTTATCTGTGGGTCGTCTGACACTGCTGCCCCTGGTCCTGAGGACACTGGGAGGGAGCGAGAGAACGGAGAGGTGCAGCTTTTCCAGTATGATGGAGTGTCAGGTGGGGGCGTGGCTGGGGATTCACCCCACCCCGCCTCACAATCAATCCCCGCCATGACTGTGATGGACAGGCTGACGGAACTGCATGGGGCGGAGGCCATAAGCTTTAGCTTGGCTCTTGCTGCTCAGGTGGCTGCACGttcacacaccttcacacacatgcaggaaCACACGTTTGGGGACTCTGATGAGGATGTGTATgaaggggaggaggaagaggtgaaAGGAGATGAAGTGACATCAGAAAAAATGGGACATGAAGAGGAGAATTAG
- the vezt gene encoding vezatin isoform X2: MTEEFDEDVVYENSPLFQYLQDLGHTDFETCALVSQEDDRAGEEGKRLQDVLSHQKGNWARKLAEGLHRLSQFYHGNATLQHDQRLDSEFRRYALCCVLSQDVLLQEDIELIELLDPSILSLGSTTSACPRADTALPRPCFLSKPTIWDVSVLVLLLAVLSAVWCAGDDSGAPLLGGVLCVCLLFCSCVLWCRAQKQTCVWEQAVCIEKLVTDSRTLTSMCRKALRLVQETEVIYRGFTLLLDRVSAACPFNRAGSPRAQQLIGLRKVAYQSLRSVFRASRLATCIMLKSFPLNSEMDNVVNYVSTVPIKELGLGLGAEHLSEEQVQELTDDYSLPALKMLFQLWVGQSSEFFRRLALLLSPGRQEQDSRLIIHQAIATVTGPLHHTLASCLGDLQRSYDFHRYFETQLQSQSSRIHSHKQQKCHELNTLHASVHSLQLHLKTILNEMIILEDDLEKLMVAQETVSVTVTGYQELQERLRLLHPHMQASGSLWDDTLAQVDKMINRATNCTGTPDSSEEAPPTVLPPPVHPVTLIHDSDPVPEEQELEAYVSDSDSEPDLCGLHSPWEREKLRQGAEESKRVLLELKSVLGFRASEQERHKRQVLLFNEQAAVKPTAEEASEHQEQADSTEPNPAKLTSEERNDEDDQMNDMGRSSHLEENDNVTEFICGSSDTAAPGPEDTGRERENGEVQLFQYDGVSGGGVAGDSPHPASQSIPAMTVMDRLTELHGAEAISFSLALAAQVAARSHTFTHMQEHTFGDSDEDVYEGEEEEVKGDEVTSEKMGHEEEN; the protein is encoded by the exons AACTCGCCTCTGTTTCAGTACCTGCAGGATCTAGGACACACTGATTTTGAGACGTGTGCACTAGTATCTCAGGAGGATGACAGAGCAGGAGAAGAAGGGAAGCGTTTACAGGATGTCCTGTCCCATCAAAAG GGGAACTGGGCTCGCAAACTTGCCGAAGGCCTGCATCGCCTCAGCCAGTTTTACCACGGCAACGCCACACTACAGCACGATCAGCGATTG gacTCTGAGTTTCGGCGCTATGCTCTATGCTGTGTGCTGTCCCAGGACGTGTTGCTGCAGGAGGACATCGAGTTGATAGAGCTCCTCGACCCCAGCATACTCTCTCTGGGATCCACTACTTCTGCCTGTCCCAGAGCTGACACCGCACTCCCCAGACCATGCTTCCTTTCCAAGCCTACAATCTG GGACGTATCAGTGCTGGTGCTTCTTCTAGCTGTGTTGAGCGCAGTATGGTGTGCTGGTGATGACAGCGGAGCTCCACTGCTGGggggtgtgttgtgtgtgtgcctgctcTTCTGCAGCTGTGTTCTGTGGTGCCGAGCACAGAAGCAGACGTGCGTATGGGAGCAGGCAGTGTGCATCGAGAAACTGGTGACCGACAGCCGGACGCTGACCAGCATGTGCCGGAAGGCGCTTCGTTTGGTGCAGGAGACCGAGGTCATATACCGTGGATTCACCCT TTTACTCGACAGGGTAAGCGCAGCGTGTCCCTTCAACAGGGCAGGGTCCCCACGAGCCCAGCAGCTGATTGGTTTACGGAAGGTAGCCTATCAGAGCCTGCGCTCTGTGTTCCGAGCATCACGTCTGGCTACCTGCATCATGCTGAAGTC GTTCCCTCTAAACTCTGAGATGGATAATGTGGTGAATTATGTATCCACTGTGCCAATCAAAGAGCTGGGGCTAGGCCTGGGGGCGGAGCATCTGAGTGAGGAACAGGTGCAAGAGCTGACCGATGACTACAGTTTGCCTGCACTCAAG ATGCTGTTTCAGCTGTGGGTTGGGCAGAGCTCAGAGTTCTTCAGACGTCTGGCTCTGTTGCTGTCACCAGGGCGACAAGAGCAAGACTCCCGTCTCATCATACACCAAGCCATCGCCACAGTGACCGGCCCCCTTCATCACACCCTAGCCAGTTGCCTGGGCGATCTGCAGCGGAGCTATGACTTTCATCGTTATTTCGAGACACAGCTGCAGTCGCAGAGCAGCCgaatacactcacacaaacaacagaaaTGCCATGAGCTCAATACACTCCATGCATCGGTGCACAGCCTGCAGCTGCATCTGAAGACCATTCTTAATGA GATGATCATTTTGGAAGATGACCTTGAAAAGCTCATGGTAGCTCAGGAGACTGTTTCAGTGACGGTCACCGGTTATCAGGAACTGCAAGAACGTCTCCGGTTGCTACATCCACACATGCAGGCCAGTGGCAGTTTGTGGGATGATACACTTGCGCAAGTTGACAAAATGATCAACCGGGCCACCAATTGCACag GCACTCCAGATTCTTCAGAGGAAGCTCCACCCACTGTACTTCCACCTCCCGTTCATCCTGTTACTTTGATACATGACAGTGATCCTGTCCCAGAGGAGCAA GAGTTGGAAGCATACGTGTCTGATTCAGACTCCGAGCCAGATTTGTGTGGGCTGCATTCACCCTGGGAACGGGAGAAGTTGCGTCAAGGGGCAGAGGAGTCCAAGCGTGTCTTGCTTGAGCTCAAATCAGTACTGGGATTCCGAGCGTCGGAGCAGGAGAGGCACAAACGTCAGGTCCTGCTTTTTAATGAGCAAG CTGCTGTGAAGCCCACTGCCGAAGAAGCATCAGAACACCAGGAACAAGCAGATTCCACAGAACCAAATCCAGCCAAGCTCACCTCAGAAGAGCGGAACGATGAAGACGACCAGATGAATGACATGGGGAGGAGCAGTCACCTGGAGGAAAATGATAACGTGACTGAATTTATCTGTGGGTCGTCTGACACTGCTGCCCCTGGTCCTGAGGACACTGGGAGGGAGCGAGAGAACGGAGAGGTGCAGCTTTTCCAGTATGATGGAGTGTCAGGTGGGGGCGTGGCTGGGGATTCACCCCACCCCGCCTCACAATCAATCCCCGCCATGACTGTGATGGACAGGCTGACGGAACTGCATGGGGCGGAGGCCATAAGCTTTAGCTTGGCTCTTGCTGCTCAGGTGGCTGCACGttcacacaccttcacacacatgcaggaaCACACGTTTGGGGACTCTGATGAGGATGTGTATgaaggggaggaggaagaggtgaaAGGAGATGAAGTGACATCAGAAAAAATGGGACATGAAGAGGAGAATTAG
- the vezt gene encoding vezatin isoform X4, producing the protein MTEEFDEDVVYENSPLFQYLQDLGHTDFETCALVSQEDDRAGEEGKRLQDVLSHQKGNWARKLAEGLHRLSQFYHGNATLQHDQRLDSEFRRYALCCVLSQDVLLQEDIELIELLDPSILSLGSTTSACPRADTALPRPCFLSKPTIWDVSVLVLLLAVLSAVWCAGDDSGAPLLGGVLCVCLLFCSCVLWCRAQKQTCVWEQAVCIEKLVTDSRTLTSMCRKALRLVQETEVIYRGFTLVSAACPFNRAGSPRAQQLIGLRKVAYQSLRSVFRASRLATCIMLKSFPLNSEMDNVVNYVSTVPIKELGLGLGAEHLSEEQVQELTDDYSLPALKMLFQLWVGQSSEFFRRLALLLSPGRQEQDSRLIIHQAIATVTGPLHHTLASCLGDLQRSYDFHRYFETQLQSQSSRIHSHKQQKCHELNTLHASVHSLQLHLKTILNEMIILEDDLEKLMVAQETVSVTVTGYQELQERLRLLHPHMQASGSLWDDTLAQVDKMINRATNCTGTPDSSEEAPPTVLPPPVHPVTLIHDSDPVPEEQELEAYVSDSDSEPDLCGLHSPWEREKLRQGAEESKRVLLELKSVLGFRASEQERHKRQVLLFNEQAAVKPTAEEASEHQEQADSTEPNPAKLTSEERNDEDDQMNDMGRSSHLEENDNVTEFICGSSDTAAPGPEDTGRERENGEVQLFQYDGVSGGGVAGDSPHPASQSIPAMTVMDRLTELHGAEAISFSLALAAQVAARSHTFTHMQEHTFGDSDEDVYEGEEEEVKGDEVTSEKMGHEEEN; encoded by the exons AACTCGCCTCTGTTTCAGTACCTGCAGGATCTAGGACACACTGATTTTGAGACGTGTGCACTAGTATCTCAGGAGGATGACAGAGCAGGAGAAGAAGGGAAGCGTTTACAGGATGTCCTGTCCCATCAAAAG GGGAACTGGGCTCGCAAACTTGCCGAAGGCCTGCATCGCCTCAGCCAGTTTTACCACGGCAACGCCACACTACAGCACGATCAGCGATTG gacTCTGAGTTTCGGCGCTATGCTCTATGCTGTGTGCTGTCCCAGGACGTGTTGCTGCAGGAGGACATCGAGTTGATAGAGCTCCTCGACCCCAGCATACTCTCTCTGGGATCCACTACTTCTGCCTGTCCCAGAGCTGACACCGCACTCCCCAGACCATGCTTCCTTTCCAAGCCTACAATCTG GGACGTATCAGTGCTGGTGCTTCTTCTAGCTGTGTTGAGCGCAGTATGGTGTGCTGGTGATGACAGCGGAGCTCCACTGCTGGggggtgtgttgtgtgtgtgcctgctcTTCTGCAGCTGTGTTCTGTGGTGCCGAGCACAGAAGCAGACGTGCGTATGGGAGCAGGCAGTGTGCATCGAGAAACTGGTGACCGACAGCCGGACGCTGACCAGCATGTGCCGGAAGGCGCTTCGTTTGGTGCAGGAGACCGAGGTCATATACCGTGGATTCACCCT GGTAAGCGCAGCGTGTCCCTTCAACAGGGCAGGGTCCCCACGAGCCCAGCAGCTGATTGGTTTACGGAAGGTAGCCTATCAGAGCCTGCGCTCTGTGTTCCGAGCATCACGTCTGGCTACCTGCATCATGCTGAAGTC GTTCCCTCTAAACTCTGAGATGGATAATGTGGTGAATTATGTATCCACTGTGCCAATCAAAGAGCTGGGGCTAGGCCTGGGGGCGGAGCATCTGAGTGAGGAACAGGTGCAAGAGCTGACCGATGACTACAGTTTGCCTGCACTCAAG ATGCTGTTTCAGCTGTGGGTTGGGCAGAGCTCAGAGTTCTTCAGACGTCTGGCTCTGTTGCTGTCACCAGGGCGACAAGAGCAAGACTCCCGTCTCATCATACACCAAGCCATCGCCACAGTGACCGGCCCCCTTCATCACACCCTAGCCAGTTGCCTGGGCGATCTGCAGCGGAGCTATGACTTTCATCGTTATTTCGAGACACAGCTGCAGTCGCAGAGCAGCCgaatacactcacacaaacaacagaaaTGCCATGAGCTCAATACACTCCATGCATCGGTGCACAGCCTGCAGCTGCATCTGAAGACCATTCTTAATGA GATGATCATTTTGGAAGATGACCTTGAAAAGCTCATGGTAGCTCAGGAGACTGTTTCAGTGACGGTCACCGGTTATCAGGAACTGCAAGAACGTCTCCGGTTGCTACATCCACACATGCAGGCCAGTGGCAGTTTGTGGGATGATACACTTGCGCAAGTTGACAAAATGATCAACCGGGCCACCAATTGCACag GCACTCCAGATTCTTCAGAGGAAGCTCCACCCACTGTACTTCCACCTCCCGTTCATCCTGTTACTTTGATACATGACAGTGATCCTGTCCCAGAGGAGCAA GAGTTGGAAGCATACGTGTCTGATTCAGACTCCGAGCCAGATTTGTGTGGGCTGCATTCACCCTGGGAACGGGAGAAGTTGCGTCAAGGGGCAGAGGAGTCCAAGCGTGTCTTGCTTGAGCTCAAATCAGTACTGGGATTCCGAGCGTCGGAGCAGGAGAGGCACAAACGTCAGGTCCTGCTTTTTAATGAGCAAG CTGCTGTGAAGCCCACTGCCGAAGAAGCATCAGAACACCAGGAACAAGCAGATTCCACAGAACCAAATCCAGCCAAGCTCACCTCAGAAGAGCGGAACGATGAAGACGACCAGATGAATGACATGGGGAGGAGCAGTCACCTGGAGGAAAATGATAACGTGACTGAATTTATCTGTGGGTCGTCTGACACTGCTGCCCCTGGTCCTGAGGACACTGGGAGGGAGCGAGAGAACGGAGAGGTGCAGCTTTTCCAGTATGATGGAGTGTCAGGTGGGGGCGTGGCTGGGGATTCACCCCACCCCGCCTCACAATCAATCCCCGCCATGACTGTGATGGACAGGCTGACGGAACTGCATGGGGCGGAGGCCATAAGCTTTAGCTTGGCTCTTGCTGCTCAGGTGGCTGCACGttcacacaccttcacacacatgcaggaaCACACGTTTGGGGACTCTGATGAGGATGTGTATgaaggggaggaggaagaggtgaaAGGAGATGAAGTGACATCAGAAAAAATGGGACATGAAGAGGAGAATTAG